The nucleotide window AGCAGGCGGCGCGAGAGCAGGACGGCCCGCGGGACTGATGCCGCAGGCCGGGTCGGCACCCCCGAACCGGGAGGTGCCGGGTGCCTTACGCGCCGTGCCAGCCCGAGATCGCCTTCACGTCGAGAAACTCCTCGATGCCCCAATGCCCGCCCTCGCGCGCGCGGCCGCTGGACTTGACGCCGCCAAAGGGCGCGCCGGCGCCGCGGGACTGGCCGTTCATCTCGACCATGCCGGATTTGAGCCGGCGGGCAAGGCGGTTGCGGCGCTCGCCGTCCTGGCTTTGCACATAGTTGGTCAGCCCGTAGATCGTGTCATTGGCGATGGCGAGGGCTTCTTCCTCGGTGTCGAAGGGGATGATCGACAGCACCGGGCCGAAGATCTCTTCCTTCTCGATGGTCATGCCGGGGACCACATCGGCAAAGACTGTGGGGCGCACGAAATAGCCGCGGTTGAGCCCGTCGGGACGGCCGAGGCCGCCGGCGACGAGGCGGGCGCCTTCCTCGATGCCCTTGGCGATCAGGCCCTGGATCTTGTCATATTGCGCGGCCGACACGACCGGGCCGATATGGGCGCCGGTTTCATGGGCGGGGGCAACGCGGGTGGTTTCGGCGACCTCGCGGGCAATGTCGATGGCGCGGTCATAGAGCGGGCGCTCGACCAGCATCCGCGTCGGGGCGTTGCAGGACTGGCCCGAGTTGTTGAAGCAATGCCGGGCGCCGCGGCGCACCGCGCCTTCGTCGGCATCGGCGAAGATCAGGTTGGCGCCCTTGCCCCCCAGTTCCAGGCAGACGCGCTTGACGGTATCGGCAGCGGCCTTGGTGATGGCAATGCCGGCGCGGGTGGAGCCGGTGAAGGAGATCATCTCGACATCGGGGTGGGTGGACAGCCGGGTGCCGACGCCGAGCCCATCGCCGTTCACCAGGTTGAAGACGCCGGGGGGCAGGCCGGCCTCGTCCACGATCTCGGCGAAGAGCAGCGAGGAGAGCGGGGCGATTTCCGAGGGCTTGAGCACCATCGTGCAGCCGGCCAGCAGCGCCGGGATCGCCTTGAGCGTGACCTGGTTCATCGGCCAGTTCCAGGGGGTGATGAGCCCGACCACGCCGACGGGTTCCAGCGCGATGCGGGTCTGCGGGGCCTGCGGGCCAAGCGGGCGCAGGAATTCGAAATCCTTGAAGGCGGTGATGAAGTTCCGGATGTGCCAGGCGCCGGCCTCGGCCTGGTCGGACACGGCCATGTCGATGGGCGCGCCCATTTCCAGGCTGATCGCGGCGCCCATTTCGGCCTGGCGGCGCTTGTAGATCTCCAGGATCTTCTCGACATAGGCCAGCCTTTCGGCAGGCGCGGTGCCGGCCCAGGCCGGCAGCGCGGCCTTGGCGGCGGCCACGGCGGCATCGGTATCGGCATCGGCGCCAAGCGAGATCACGGCGCAGACCTCTTCGGTCGAGGGGTCGATCACCTCGCAATCATGGGGGGTGGCCGGGGCGACCCAGCGGCCGTTGATGTAGAAGTCACGTTTCTCGATCATCGCAGGGTCTCCTGTTCGCATCCCGCTGCGGCGGGTTCGGGGCGGAGCCTATCACCGTCGGCGCGCGCCGCCAGCCCTGCTTTGTACCGGATACGCGGAGGCCCGCTTGAGCCCGGGCGCCGGGCAGGGCATGGTGCGCGCCGGTAGGGATGGACACGAGATGGCACGCACGACCCCCGCGACACTGGCATTGCAACGGCTGGGCATCGGTTTTGAGCTGGTCAGCTATGCCTATGAGCCGGGGGCAGAGCGGATCGGGCTGCAGGCGGCCGCGGCGATCGGCGAGGACCCGGCGCGGGTGCTCAAGACGCTGATCGCGCAGGTGGACGGGCAGCCGGTCTGCCTGGTGCTGCCGTCGGATTGCGAGGCGAGCCTGAAGAAGGTAGCGGCGGCGTTCGGCGGCAAGGCAGCGGCGATGATGCCGGGGCCGGATGCGGAGAGGATGACCGGCTACAAGATCGGCGGCATCAGCCCGCTGGGCCAGAAGCGGCGGCTGCCGGTGCTGGTGGAGCAGGCGGCGCTGGCGCATCCGCTGGTCTATGTGAATGGCGGGCAGCGCGGGCTGCAGCTGCGGTTGGCGCCGGAGGACCTGCTGCGCGCGGCCCAGGGGCGGGCGACGGCGATCATCGCCTGAGCCTTCCGGCGTATCGGTTACATTTCCCTCCCTTGCCCTTGCCGCCCCCGCGCGGCAGGTTGCCCCGATCTTCTGGGAGGAGGACGAGATGCGCGCAGGTCTTGGGTTTTTGGTCGCGGGCTATGTGCTCAGCCAGTTCTATCGTGCCTTTCTGGCGGTGCTGGCGCCGGTGCTGGATGCGCAGATCGGGGTGCGGCCCGAGGATCTGGCGATCTCGTCGGGGCTGTGGTTCCTGGCCTTTGCGGTGATGCAGATGCCGGTCGGCTGGGCGCTGGACCGGATCGGGCCGCGGCGCACGGCGGCGGTGCTGCTGGCCCTGGGCGGCGGCGGCGGCGCGGCGGTCTTTGCGCTGGCCCAGGGGCCGATGGCGCTGCATCTGGCGATGGTGCTGATCGGAATCGGCTGTTCGCCGGTGCTGATGGCCTCGTATTACATCTTCGCGCGAATGTTTCCGCCGGCGATCTTCGGCACGCTGGCCGGCGCGATCATCGGCGTCGGATCGCTGGGCAACATCGCCGGGGCGGCGCCGCTGGCGGCGCTGGTGGAGCTGGCGGGCTGGCGCGAGACGCTGTGGGGCCTGACGGCGGTGACGCTGCTGGTGGCGGGCGCGATCTGGCGGCTGGTGCAGGATCCGCCGCGGGCCACGGTGGCGGGGGGCAAGTCCGAAGGGTCGGTGCTGGACCTGCTGCGGCTGCCGGGGATGTGGGCGATCGTGATCCTGATGGCGGTGGCCTATGCGCCGGCGGCCTCGGTGCGCGGGCTCTGGGCGGGGCCCTATCTCGGGCAGGTGTTCGGCGCGGATGCGGGCACCATCGGCACGGTCACGCTGGTGATGGCGCTGGCGATGGTGGCGGGCAACTTCGCCTATGGCCCGGTGGACCGGATCTTCCGCTCCAAGAAATGGCCGGTCTTCGGCGGCAACCTGCTGGCGGCGATCTGCCTTGCGGGGCTGTGGCTGGCGCCCGATGCCGGAGTGTGGACGGCGGCGGCGCTGCTGGCGGGGCTCGGCCTTTTCGGCGCCTCGTTCCCCGCGATCATGTCCCATGCGCGGGCGTTCTTCCCGCCGCATCTGATGGGGCGCGGCGTGACCTTCATCAACATGTTCGGCATCGGCGGCGCGGGGCTGATGCAATTCGCCAGCGGCCGGGTGTTTGCCGCGGCGGGGGGCGACGTGCCGGGCGGCGATGTGGCGGGGGCCTATGGCATCCTGTTCCTGTATTTCCTGGTGCCGCTCGTCATTGGATTGGGCCTTTACCTTTTCAGCCGCGACAGCCGGGGGTAGACAGGGGCAGTCCCCTGCCCGGAGCGCAAGCCATGATCGTCTATCCCCGCGAATGGTCGCGCCGCCAGAATTCGGCCTTTGCCTCTATCGCTTCGGCCGCGGGCGGCGGGCGGCGGCTGGCCTTCATCGGCCTGTCGCTGCGCAGCTTTCCCGAAACGCGGGCGCGCGCTGCCGAGGCGATGGCGCGGGCCAAGCGCCAGCCGAAGGGGCGCATCGGCCGGGCGCTGAAATCGGCGTTGATCGCGGCGCAATACACCTGGGCGCGGCGCTACTTTGCGCGGCATCCGGGCGATGTGGCGATGTGCTGGAACGGGCTGACCGGATCGCGCCGCGCCTTCATGCAGGGCGCCTTGGACGCAGGCGCGCGGCGGCTGTTCGTGGAACTGGCACCGCTGCCGGGGCGGATCACGCTCGACCCGTTGGGGGTGAACGCCGAAAGCAGCGTGCCGCAGGGGCGGGCGTTTTATGACGATTGGTCGGCGGGCGACCCCGCCCGCAGCGGCGAGGGCTGGCGCGAAGCGGGTGCCGGGCTGACCGCCCGCGCCTCGCGCCGCGCCGATGTGGGGCAGGGCAGTGCCGAGGGGCTGGGGGCCGCACCCTTCCTGTTCGTGCCGCTGCAGGTGCCCGATGACAGCCAGATGCGGCTGTTCGCGGGCTGGGCCGGCAGCCTTGACGGGTTCGTCGCCGCCCTGGGCGAGGCGGCGCGGGCGCTGCCGGAAGGGTGGCACCTACGGGTGAAGGAGCATCCTTCGGCCAAGGTGTCGCTGGCCCCGCAGCTTGCGGCGGCGACGATGGCTTCTGGCGGGCGGATCGTGACGGACAATGCCACCGACAGCTTTGCGCAGGTGGCGGCGAGCCGGGGGGTGGTGACGATCAACTCCTCGATGGGCCTGCAGGCGTTCTTCCATGACAAGCCGGTGATCGCCACGGGCCGCGCCTTCTGGGCGCAGCCGGGGCTGGTGACGGTGGCGGATAGTGCCGAAGCGCTGCGGGCAGCCTTTGCCGGGGCCGGGGCGCTGGCCTTCGACGCGGGCTTTCGCGCCCGGTTCATGGCCTGGCTTGACCGGGAATATTACCTGCGCGTCACCGAAACCCCCGAGGGTGACTGGCAGCTTGACCCGGCGGCAGTATGCAGGGTCCTGGCCACCGCCCCGCGCCCCTGAAAACGCGATTCCGCTTCCCCCGACGCTCCCCATCGGCTAAGGGACCGCGTCCTTTATGCATGGAGGTCCCTCATGGGCTACAAGGTCGTTGTTGCCGGTGCCACGGGGAACGTGGGCCGCGAAATGCTGAACATCCTCGCCGAACGGGAGTTTCCCGTGGACGAGATCGTCGCGCTTGCCAGCCGCAAGTCGCTGGGCACTGAAATCAGCTTTGGCGACAAGACCCTGAAGACCAAGGATCTGGATACCTTCGACTTCACCGGCTGGGATATCGCGCTGTTCGCCGTCGGGTCGGACGCGACCAAGATCTATGCGCCCCGCGCCGCCGCGGCGGGCTGCGTGGTGATCGACAACTCCTCGCTCTACCGCTACGACCCGCAGGTGCCGCTGGTGGTGCCCGAGGTGAATGCCGAGGCGGTGGATGGCTATACCGCGAAGAACATCATCGCCAATCCCAACTGCTCGACCGCGCAGATGGTGGTGGCGCTGAAGCCGCTGCATGACCGCGCCCGCATCAAGCGCGTGGTGGTGGCGACCTACCAGTCGGTCTCGGGCGCCGGCAAGGAAGGCATCGACGAGCTGTGGGACCAGACCAAGGGCATGTATGTGCCGGGGCAGGAAGTGGCGCCGAAGAAGTTCACCAAGCAGATCGCCTTCAACGTGATCCCGCATATCGACGTGTTCCTGGACGATGGCTCGACCAAGGAAGAATGGAAGATGGTCGCCGAGACCAAGAAGATCCTCGACAAGGCCATCAAGGTGACCGCGACCTGCGTGCGGGTGCCGGTATTCGTGGGCCATTCGGAAGCGATCAACATCGAGTTCGACGAGCCGCTGGACTGGCAGGAAGCGACCGACATCCTGCGCGAGGCGCCGGGGGTGCTGGTGATCGACAAGCGCGAGGCCGGCGGCTACATCACGCCCGTCGAATGCGTGGGCGATTACGCGACCTATGTCAGCCGGATCCGGCAGGACCCGACGGTGGATAACGGCCTGAACATCTGGGTCGTGTCGGACAACCTGCGCAAGGGCGCGGCGCTGAACGCGGTGCAGATCGCCGAGGTCCTGGGCAAACGCTGCCTGAAGAAGGGCTGACGCCGGGCGGGCAGCCGCCGGTCGTGACAGGGGCGCCTTCGGGCGCCCCTTGCCATTTGGGGGGCCGGGGCAGAGCCTGACGGGGTTCGAGTCGCCCGGAGGATCATGATGCGCCTGTTGCCCCCTTCTCTGTTGATGCCGGCCCTGCTGATGCTGGCCGCCCCTGCCGCGGCCGAGACCTTCACCGCCGAGGCAGAGGTGGCGCGCGTGACGCTCTATCCCTGGGGCGCGACGGTGACGCGGACGCTGCGGATTGACGCTCCTGCCGGGCAGCATGAGCTGATCGTGCCGAACCTGCCGCTGGACACCGATGCCGCGTCCTTGCGCGTTGCCGCCCCGGCGCTGAAGATCGGCGCCGTCAGCCTCGCGCAGGGGCGGCTGGCGCCGGTGGGGCCGGGCAAGTCCGCGGCCGTGCTGGCCGCCGAGGCCGAGGTGGAGCGGCTGGAAGAGGTGGTGCGAGGACGCGACGCGGGGATCGCCGCGATCCGCCTGCGCGCCGATGCGGCGGCCGAGCAGCTGGCCTTCCTGCGCGGCATCGGACGGAGCGGCGACGGGCCGGTGCCGGACCCGGCGCAGCTGCGCGCGTTGGCGCAGATGGTGGGCGAGGAGGCTCTGGCCGCCTTCACCGCCGCGCACCGGGCCGAGCAGGAGGCGCAGGCGGCCGAACGGGCGCGCGAAGATGACATCGAGGCGCTGGACAAGGCCCGCGCCGCGCTGGACGCGCTGGTGACCGGCGAGGGCGAGCGGGCCGCGCTGACGCTGGCCTTCGAGGCGGTGGAGGGCGGCGAGGCGGTTGTGGAGATCATCACCCACACGGCAGAGGCAAGCTGGCAGCCGGTCTATGACCTGCGGCTGACCCGCGGCGAGGCGCCCGCGCTGGCCGTCGAACGCGCGGTGCTGGCCCGCCAGCAGACCGGCGAGGATTGGCGGGGGGTGGAGTTGACCTTCTCCACCGCGCGCCCGGCGGAGCGCTCGGCCCCGGGCGAGCTGTGGCCGGAGCTGCTGCGGGTGGGGCCGCCGCAGCCGGTGATGCCGATGGCCGCCGGGCGGATGGAGATGGACATGGCCGCCCGGCGCCGGTGGCCGCGGCGATGATGGAGCAGGCGGCGGTGGAGATGCAGGGCGCGACCGTCACTTGGCGCCATGCCGGAGCGGTCGATCTGCGCGACGGTGCCGACGCGCTGCGGCTGCGGCTGGGTGATCTGGCGCTGGTGCCCAGGCTGCAGGCGGTGGCGGTGCCGCGGCTGGAGACGGTGGCCTATCTGCAGGCAGAGGTGGTCAATGACGGGGCCGAGCCGCTGCTGCCGGGGCCGGCGACGCTGTTCGTGGACGGGGCGATGGTGGGACAGGCGTATCTGCCGATGGTGGCGGCGGGGGATGAGGTGACGCTGGGGTTCGGGCCGATCGACGGCATCGTGCTGACGCGGGAGGTGCCGATGCGCAGCGGCGGCGACCGGGGCGTGATCTCGCGCAGCGCGCGGATTGACGAGGTAGCGCTGCTGCGGGTCCGGAACCTGACGGGCGAGGCCTGGCCGGTGCGGCTGATCGACCGGATTCCCTATTCGGAACAAGAGGATCTGACCATCACCTCACGCGCGACCCCGCCCGCGACCGAGACGGACCCGGGCGGCCGGCGCGGCATTCTGGCTTGGGAGTTCGAGCTTGCCCCGGGCGCGGAACGCGAGGTGCGGCTGGAGCATGGCCTGAGCTGGCCGGCGGAGCTGGTGCTGCAATAGGGCTGCTGGAAGGCATATGGAAACGATATGGGTTTCATATGGCAAGGCGGGGGGCCATCTGCCCCCCGCGCCCCCCGAGGATATTTGGAACAAGGCAAAGGGGAAGAGGGGAAGAGGGCCCTGCGGTCAGGCCCCGCGCTTTGGCCGCCGGAGACCGGCCCCGGATGGCGGCCCGGGAGGCGGGGAGGAGAAGGTGTGACAGACCGGCGCTCCCGGGGCGAAGGCGGGACCGGAGGCGGCGATCGGGGCGCCGGTCACTGCCTGTCGGCGGGCTTGTCCTGGGCCATCAGCGCGCTGACAACAGTGCCTGGCAGCGCCTCGGCAGCATAGCCGAAGGTGCCGTGCCTGCGCACCTCCTCGGCCGCGCGCATCAGGGCGCCAAGCGCGGCGCGGGCGAAGGAACCGCCGACGCTGATCCGCCGCGCGCCTGCCTCTGACAGCTCGGCCACCGTGTAGGTTTTGCCCCTCAGCCCCATCAGCACGTTCACCGGCCTGTCCACCTCGCGGCAGACGGTCCGGATCGCGTCCAGATCGGGCAGGCCCGGGGCGTAGAGCACATCGGCCCCGGCCTCGGCAAAGGCCTGCAGGCGCCGGATCGTATCGGCGAGGTCGGGGCGGCCCCACAGGTAGTTCTCGGCCCGGGCGGTCAGCACGAAGCGCAGGCCGCGTGCCGCCTCTGCCGCCGCGCGGATCCGGTCGACCGCGTGGGACAGCTCAAAGATCGGCGCATCGGGATTGCCGGTCGCATCCTCGATGGAGCCGCCGACGAGGCCGGTCGCGGCGGCGAGGCGGATCGTTTCCGCGCAGGCCTCGGGGGCGGCGCCGAAGCCGTCTTCAAGGTCGGCCGACACCGGCAGGTCGGTCGCGGCGACAATCTCGGCGGCATTCGCAAGGATCTCGGCCCGGCCAAGGCTGGCAAAGGAATCGCGCTTGCCCCTGGAGAAGGCATAGCCGGCGCTGGTGGTCGCCAGTGCCGCAAACCCCAGCGAGGCCAGCAGGCGCGCCGAGCCGGCATCCCAGGGATTGGGGATGACAAAGGCGCCCGGCCCGCCATGCAGGGCCTGGAAGCGGGCGAATTTGGCGGGCTGGTCGGGCATGGGGGCCTCCGCGATGTGGGTGGGGTGAGTATAGCGGGGGTGAACGTAAAGGGAACGTGTTTTTGGGGTCAGCGCCTACAGCAGCAATCCGAGGCGGGAGAGCGTCAGCCGCGATTGCCGGCAGAGGGCTTCATTCCTGCCGCCGCGATAATAGCTGAGCGCGATCACCGCGCCGTAGAGCGCCCATCCCCGGGCGCGCAGCCAGTCGTCATCGCCAAGGCCAAGCCGGTCCCGAAAGGCCGTGCGCGCCGAAGGATCTATCCAGGACCATGCGGCGGCGTAATCCGCGGCCGGATCGCCGACGGCCGAAAGCCCCCAGTCGATCACGCCGCGCAGATGGCCGTCGCGGGCGATCAGGTTGTCGGCCTTCAGATCGCCATGCAGCCAGACCGGAGCGCCGCGGAAGCCTGCCGCGCAGGCTTCCTGCCAGAGGCCTTGCGCGCGAAGACCGTCGATCTCATCGGCCAGCAGGGCGATGGCGGGCAGCATGGCCGGGGTCAGGCCGTCCAGCGGGATGCCCCGCCGGCTGTTCAGCGCCCCGGCCGGAGGGGCGCCCGCCGTCGCCTTGCGGTGCAGGGCCTGCAGGAAATCCGCAAGTGCCAGGGCAGCGGCGCGGCTGTCTGCAATATGCTGCGGCGTGGCGATCTGCCCTTCCATCCAGTCGAAGATGCCGAAGTCGAAGGGGGTGCCACGTTCCGCGCGCCCGCGAAACCTGAGCTGTGGAACCGCCAGCGGCAGGTCCGCCATCTGCGGCAGCCAGTCAAGCTCCTTCGCAAGCAGGGCCACGGCGGATGGCCGCCGCGGGAGCCGGACCGAAAGCCGGTCCCCCAGCCGGTAGATCGCATTGTCGGTTCCGCTCGAGGCGAGGCGATGCAGTGGCAGGCCGGCCCAGTGCGGGGCCTGCTCCCGGAGAAGGCGCTGCACGAAGGCGGCGTCGGAGGGACTCTCGTCAGGGTGCATCATGGGCTGCAGATAGCCCGGCAGCGTGACGCCCCCGTGTCAGGCCGGACCGGGCGCGCGCAAGGGCCGGCCGGGCGGGGCTGGTGGGAGTTTCAGGCCGCGCGGCCCTTGCGGCGGGGCGGGGCTGGGACGTGTCCTTCGCCGCCCTCGGCCTGCACCTGCCCGGGGAAGGGCGCGCGGAAGCGCAGGGTCAGTTCCGCAAGCGGCTGGCCGATGGCGGCGCTGTCGATCAGGCGGTGATCGGCGGGCCATGTGTGCAGCGCCAGCACCCGGTCTGCCCCGAGCCGCAGCACGAAGCCGGTGGCCCGAAGGCGCGATTGCAGGTCAAGCCAGCCAAGCGCGTCGGCGAAGGCGCGCTGGACGGGGACGGGCGGCTGGGCGGCATCCCACGCCGCTGGCTGCGACGGCTCTGCGGTTGGCGCCGCATTCCCGAGGAACACCTGCTGCAGCGTGGCGCGGACCAGATCCTGCGGGGTTTGCCCGGCATCGCGCGCGGCGCGGCCGATGGCGGCGATCAGCTCCACCGGCAGGTTGAGCGAGACAAGGCGCATGGGGTTCATGCGCTGCAGTCTTGCCCGAGTCCGGTTAAGGCGGGGTTCGCGGCGGGCTGTGCTGCTTGGCGCGAACCCCGCCCGTCAGACCGAGACGAAGCCGCCGCTGGCCGGGTCGAACTGCATCAGGCTGCCATCGGCGATGTCGTTCCACAGGCCGTGGATCGACATCTCATGCGATTCGACGGCCGATTTCACGAAGGGGAAGCTCATCAGGTTTTCAAGGCTTATCAGCACCGCCTGCTGTTCGAGGGCGCGGATGCGCTCGCCTTCGGGCAGGCCCGCCACCCGGTCATAGCCGGGGCGAAGGATGTCCATCCAGCGGCCGACGAAGCTGGTGCGCTCCTCCAGCGCCGGCGCATTGCCCGAGCACATGTCATGGCAGCCGCGCACGCCGCCGCATTGCGAATGGCCCATCACGATCAGATGCGCGACCTTCAGCGCGGTGACCGCGTATTCGACCGCGGCCGAGGTGCCGTGATAGTCGCCGTCGGGCGCATAGGGCGGCACCAGGTTGGCGATGTTGCGGTGAATGAAGAACTCACCCGTATCGGCCCCGAAGATCGAGGTGACATGCACCCGGCTGTCGCAGCAGGAGATGACCATCGCGCGCGGATGCTGGCCGTCTTCGGCAAGGCGGCGATACCAGACGCGGTTTTCGGTGAAGGTGGTTGCTCGCCAGCCCTGATAGCGCTGGATCAGATACGTGGGTAGCGGTCTTGCGTTTTGCATCGGTCGCTCCTGGCTTCCTGGTCGAAAGAAGGCTGACCCGAGATACGCGAGCATTTGCGGAAATTCGAGAGTATTTCTGCGCGCACATCAACGATTTCTTGAGGGCGGACCGAGAATCTTGCGCAAGGCGTGGGGGCGCCGGGACCAAGGGGTGATGGGGTGATGCAATCTGTTCAACGTCGCGTTGCGGCGCGGGATGCCGCGCCGGCGCAGCTGGTACATGACGAAAAGGTGCGGCTGGATGGCGACCGGCTGGTCGCACTGTATGGCGAATTGGGCGAGGCGGGGGCCGAGGCGGTGATCTGCCGCGCGATCGAGGATCTGGCAACGGCGCTGGCCGATCTGCAGCGGCTGGCGGTGGCCTGCGATCTGGCGCCGATGCCGGGACGGGCGCGGCTGCTGGCGCGCATCGCCGAGGATATCGGCATGGTCAGCCTGTCGCGGGTGGCGCTGGATGTGGCGGTCTGCGCAGGGCGCGGCGACCTTGCGGCGCTGGCGGCGGTGCTGGCACGGCTGGTGCGGATCGGGGACCGGTCACTAACGGCGGTGTGGGATCTGCAGGACCGGGATTAGGCGCGCGCGCGGCGGGGGGATCCGGCGCGCGTTCCTTGCTTTGCGGCCGAGGTGCCATGTTGGCCTGCCGGGGAGCTGCGCAGAATCTGGCGCCGGGATCTCTCTGTCTTCGCCCGTTCTGCCGTGGCCCGGCGCACGGCTCGCGGCCCTGCGGTGGATATGGTTGGAGCGTGTTGGCCTTTGCGCGGACGCCCCGCCCTTTCGGCCCCCTTGCAGGCCCCCGCCAAAGTTCTAGGCTGCGGCCAGTGCAACCGCCCCGAGGCCATCCCATGCCGCTGACTTTCGCCGATCCTTCTGCCCCGTCCCTTCCGCTGCATGTCGTGGACAAGGCGGCGCTGGCTGCCTGGCGGGAAACCCTGCCAGCCCCGGCGCAGGCTTGGCTGGCCGGCTCGGGCTTTGCCGCCGGGCTGGGCGAGATCTGCCTGATCCCGGGCGCGGAGGGCGCGCTGGCGGGGGCGGTGATCGGCTATGGCGATGCCGCGGCGCGGGCGCGGGGGCGGTTCTGGCTGGCGAAGGCGGCTGAGACGCTGCCGGCGGGCGCCTGGCACCTCGAGGCGAACCTGCTGCCCGAGGAGAAGGAAGAGGCGGCGCTGGGCTGGCTGCTGGCGGGCTATCGCTTTGGCCGCTACCGCGCCGCGACATCGGCCCCGGGCGCGATGCTGAAGGCACCGGAGGGAGTGGATGCCGCGCGGCTGGAAGTGATCGCCAATGCCGAGGCGCTGACCCGCGACCTTATCAACACTCCTGCCTCCGATCTGGGGCCGCAGGAGCTGGAGGCGGCCTTTGCCGGGCTTGCGGCGCGCTTCAACGCCGAGGTGACGGTGATCCGCGGGCAGGAGCTGCTGGCGCAGAACCTGCCGATGATCCATGCCGTCGGCCGTGCCTCGCCGCGCGAACCGCGGCTGCTGGAGATGCGCTGGGGCACGGAAGGCCCGCGGCTGACGCTGGTGGGCAAGGGCGTGTGCTTCGATACCGGGGGGCTGGACCTGAAGCCCGCCTCCGGCATGGGGCTGATGAAGAAGGACATGGGGGGCGCCGCCACGGTGATGGGGCTGGCGCAGATGATAATGGGCCTTGGCCTGAAGCTGCGGCTGCGGGTGCTGGTGCCGGCGGTGGAGAATGCGGTGGCCGGCAATGCGCTGCGCCCGCAGGATATCCTGACCAGCCGCAAGGGCCTGACGGTCGAGGTGAACAACACCGATGCCGAGGGTCGGCTGATCCTGGGTGACGCGCTGGCCCTGGCCGATGAGGA belongs to Frigidibacter mobilis and includes:
- a CDS encoding leucyl aminopeptidase family protein yields the protein MPLTFADPSAPSLPLHVVDKAALAAWRETLPAPAQAWLAGSGFAAGLGEICLIPGAEGALAGAVIGYGDAAARARGRFWLAKAAETLPAGAWHLEANLLPEEKEEAALGWLLAGYRFGRYRAATSAPGAMLKAPEGVDAARLEVIANAEALTRDLINTPASDLGPQELEAAFAGLAARFNAEVTVIRGQELLAQNLPMIHAVGRASPREPRLLEMRWGTEGPRLTLVGKGVCFDTGGLDLKPASGMGLMKKDMGGAATVMGLAQMIMGLGLKLRLRVLVPAVENAVAGNALRPQDILTSRKGLTVEVNNTDAEGRLILGDALALADEEAPDCLICMATLTGSARVALGPDLPPFYTDDEALAAAIAAGAARARDPLWRMPFWTPYDPLIEPGIADLDNAPAGSMAGSITAALFLRRFVTETPRFVHFDLYGWQPVAAPGRPKGAAAQGARALLAALPDILGAEVSKP
- a CDS encoding carbonic anhydrase → MQNARPLPTYLIQRYQGWRATTFTENRVWYRRLAEDGQHPRAMVISCCDSRVHVTSIFGADTGEFFIHRNIANLVPPYAPDGDYHGTSAAVEYAVTALKVAHLIVMGHSQCGGVRGCHDMCSGNAPALEERTSFVGRWMDILRPGYDRVAGLPEGERIRALEQQAVLISLENLMSFPFVKSAVESHEMSIHGLWNDIADGSLMQFDPASGGFVSV